The following are from one region of the Magallana gigas chromosome 6, xbMagGiga1.1, whole genome shotgun sequence genome:
- the LOC117688781 gene encoding uncharacterized protein yields MLRLVALACFVISVAADGDSDYSNNDYYPHWHGGVWKFDGEGADFSGISVGGGIGGGIGGISVGSGFGGGASGISVGSGFGGVSFGTGLGGGVLGGLNTGLFGIGGGSAASSAAAAGGAAAAAAAAAAGRNAAAAAAAAAGQNAAAAAAAASSGFGYPWFYNSFPYSSQYSFFPSSYSVFPSYYPSVSYGFPSYYYGSYQPFGFGGSAAASAAAAAGLSAASAGASAGSFGGLLTGGYGPTYPKKMLRFVAIACLVLYVAADSDYSTYGGSDYYPKGVYKYGLGGGIGGGIGGISVGNGIGGGVSGISVGSGLGGISYGTGLGGGIFGGLNSGLLGIGGGSAASSAAAAGGAAAAAAAAAAGRNAAAAAAAAAGRNAAAAAAAAAGRNAAAAAAAAAGQNAAAAAAAAASSSSFGPWIYNSFPYTSQYSYFPSVFPSYYPSVSYGFPSYYYGSYQPFGFGGSAAASAAAAAGLSAASAGASAGSFGGLLTGGYGPSSPKKVYSIRSF; encoded by the exons ATGCTGAGATTAGTTGCTCTTGCCTGTTTTGTGATCAGCGTTGCCGCTGACGGAGATAGTGACTACAGTAACAACGATTACTATCCTCACTGGCATGGTGGAGTTTGGAAATTCGATGGGGAAGGAGCCGACTTTAGTGGCATCTCTGTCGGCGGTGGAATTGGTGGAGGCATTGGTGGTATTTCAGTAGGAAGTGGATTTGGTGGAGGAGCTAGCGGTATTTCTGTTGGAAGTGGATTTGGTGGTGTTTCTTTCGGAACCGGCTTAGGAGGAGGTGTTTTGGGTGGACTCAACACAGGTTTATTTGGAATTGGTGGTGGTTCAGCTGCCTCCTCTGCAGCTGCCGCTGGTGGCGCTGCCGCCGCCGCCGCTGCTGCCGCTGCTGGACGTAATGCTGccgctgctgctgctgctgccgcTGGACAAAATGCCGCTGCAGCGGCCGCTGCTGCTTCATCCGGATTTGGTTACCCATGGTTTTACAATTCTTTCCCATACTCTAGCCAGTACTCTTTTTTCCCATCCAGTTATTCCGTTTTCCCTTCATATTACCCATCAGTGTCCTACGGTTTCCCTTCATATTATTACGGATCTTACCAACCTTTTGGATTCGGTGGATCTGCTGCCGCTAGCGCTGCCGCCGCCGCTGGACTTTCTGCTGCCTCAGCTGGAGCCTCCGCTGGAAGCTTTGGTGGACTTTTGACCGGAGGTTACGGACCTACCTATCCTAAAAAG ATGCTGAGATTTGTCGCCATTGCCTGCCTTGTACTCTATGTTGCTGCAGATAGTGATTACTCCACATACGGTGGAAGTGACTACTATCCAAAGGGAGTGTATAAATACGGTCTTGGGGGTGGCATCGGTGGAGGCATTGGTGGAATCTCAGTAGGAAATGGAATTGGTGGAGGTGTTAGCGGAATCTCTGTTGGTAGTGGATTGGGTGGCATATCTTACGGAACCGGATTAGGAGGAGGTATCTTCGGTGGACTCAACTCTGGTTTACTAGGAATTGGCGGTGGTTCAGCTGCCTCCTCCGCCGCTGCTGCTGGTGGTGCCGCTGCTGCCGCTGCTGCTGCTGCCGCTGGACGTAATGCTGCCGCCGCTGCTGCTGCCGCCGCTGGACGTAATGCTGCCGCCGCTGCTGCTGCCGCCGCTGGACGTAATGCTGCCGCTGCTGCTGCTGCAGCCGCTGGACAAAATGCCGCTGCCGCCGCCGCTGCTGCTGCGTCCTCATCTTCATTCGGCCCATGGATCTACAATTCTTTCCCATACACTAGCCAATACTCCTATTTCCCATCCGTTTTCCCTTCATATTACCCATCAGTGTCCTACGGTTTCCCTTCATATTATTACGGATCTTACCAACCTTTCGGATTTGGTGGATCTGCTGCCGCTAGCGCTGCCGCCGCCGCTGGACTTTCCGCTGCCTCTGCTGGGGCCTCCGCTGGAAGCTTTGGTGGACTTTTGACCGGAGGTTACGGACCTAGCTCTCCAAAAAAGGTATATTCAATTAGATCATTTTGA